ACGGGGAAGTGAATCAATATCAATAGTCTCTCCTTTCGCGAGAATAACAGCCCGCTCCATAACATTTTTAAGTTCTCGTATGTTTCCCGGCCAGGAATAATTAAGAATCATATCTTTCGCTGCCCTGGAAATGCCCTTTATATTTTTTCCGAATACGGGATTATTCAAATCGATGAAATATTCAGCCAGAAAATGAACATCCTTTCTCCGCTCTCTCAAAGGAGGAAGCTCAACAACCATGACTTTTAAGCGATAGTAAAGATCTTCCCTGAATTCGTTTTTCTTTACCATCCTTTCAAGATTCCTGTTTGTTGCTGCAATCACTCTCACATCAACCGAGATATCACGTGTTCCCCCCAATTTTCTGAATGTCTGATATTCCAGAACCTGCAGCAATTTTGACTGCAGGTTAATGTCCATCTCTCCCATCTCATCAAGAAAGATCGTTCCTCCATCGGCCAGTTCGAAAAGGCCTTTTTTGCTCTGCCTTGCATCGGTAAAGGCCCCTTTTTCATAACCAAAAAGTTCACTTTCAAGGAGGTTTTCCGGAATAGCGCTACAGTTAATTTTGATATAAGCATTATCCCTTCGTTCACTGTTGCAATGAATGGAATTAGCTACAAGCTCTTTGCCGGTGCCCGTCTCACCCATAATAAGAACAGATGTTTTCGGTGTCCCCGATACTATCTGAATAAATTCCCTCACAAGTTCAAAGGCAGGACTTTCTCCCACCATATCGGGAGCGCCGAGGTCCTTCCGTTCATAGCGGCGCAACTCCACTTCCGATTTGAGCTGTCTGTTTTCCGTCGCCTTATCGACGAGAAGCTTTAACTCATCCAGTTCAAAAGGCTTGTTTATATAATCATAAGCGCCTTCTTTCATTGCCAAAATGGCAGTTTTAACATCGGGGTAGGCTGTCATGACAATGACAGTCGTATCATCATCAAAAGACCTGAGTTCTTTCAAGACATCCAAACCGGACCTGTCGGGCAACCTCACATCGAGAAGAGCAATATCAACCTTCTGGCTTTTAAATATCTCCAGGGCGCTGCCGGCCCTTTCCGCCGTAAGCACTCTGAAATCACGACGAACAAAGACCTCGGAAAGGGTTTTTCTCATTGTCTCTTCATCTTCTACAATTAACATGGATTGTTTCATAAGCACCTTTTTATATTTAAAATACTATTCTATGTGGTTCACTGGAAATAACAGGTCAAATGTTGTGCCTTGACCAAGAATACTTTTAACTCTGATATCGCCTCCATGCTCTTCGAGAATTCGATGAACGATGGAAAGGCCAAGGCCCGTTCCATCAGATTTTGTAGTAAAAAAAGGATCAAAGACCTTACTCATATCTTCAGATGAAATCCCTTTCCCCGAATCTGCAACGGAAACCTTGAGCAGATCACCCTCTCTCTCTTCATTATTAATGACGATGCTTCCGCCGGAGGGCATGGCGTGAATGGCATTGACAAAGAGATTGACAAAAACCTGTTTGAGCAGGTCCTCGCTTATCAATACCTCTGCCGGTTCACTTTGCCGCTCATCTATAATGGCAATATCATTCTTCTCAGCCTCTTTTTCAATCATAAACAACACTTCATCCAGTACATAATCGATGTCACAGCTTCCAATCTTCATGCTCACCCCGGGGTGGGCAAAGGTAGAAAATGTCTTGATAAAAAGGTTTAACCTGTCTATCTCTCTTAATATCCTGTCAATATACTCTTCCTGCTCCCCGCGAAAGGGGGCCACCTCTTCCATTGACTGGATCACTGTTTTGATTGCGGCAAGGGGGTTTCCGATTTCATGAGCAATCCCGGCAGAAAGTTCACCAATAGTTACAAGCTTATCGGCATGAAGGAGCTGTCTTTCCATCATTATCGTTTCATCGATAAGGCGTTGACGTTCACTGACATCACGAACAACCATCATCGATCCATAGCGTTTGCCTTCAAATGCAACAACAGCTGCACTGATCTCCAACTGCTGGGAACCGACAGTCATGGAAACCGTACTTGAGGGAACCGGTGATTGCCCCGACAAAAGCGCCCTGATTTTGTCGGGGTTCTTGTGGCATCCCATGATAGATTGGCCTATCTTGCCGTCCTTTTTTACACCGAGGATTGCTTCGGCAGCAGGATTCATAATGAGAATATTATCTTCTTCATCAGCCACAATAATTCCTTCACTGGCACACATAAGAACACTTTCAAACTTGTTTTTCTCAAGTTCCAGTTCCTTCGTTCTCTCAGCTACTTCATCTTTAAGCGACTCATTCCAGTTAAGAAGCTTGTTTCTCGATTCCTTAAGAGTAGAGGTCATGTTGTTGAACTGCTCCGCCAGCATCTCTATTTCATCACCTGTCTTGATATTGATTTTATGATCAAAATCACCCTCTGAGATGCTTTCAACGCCCCGGTGAAGCATAACAATCGGTTTGGCAAAGCGCCTTGCCAGCCAGATACCCACAATAGAAACGGTAAGAATGGTAACAGCGCCTATCATCATATTCGTCTTTATAAGAGACGACACGGAGGCAAAAATATTCTTCCTGGGATAAGCCATAGCCAGAACCCAGTAATCTTTCGAAGTCTTGTCACCGGTAAAAATGGGATGATAGGAAATAATCTCCTGCTCCGTTCTGACTGTACCGGGACTTCCCGACAAGAGATGGGCAACCACATTCTCTGAAAAGTCCCCGCTCAAATCATTGATTGATCCAATTTTAAAAGATCTGCTGTCAAGTTTAAGACTATTAATATGGGAAAGATAAAAGTGGTCTTTATTAACGAGAAAGGTCGTCCCCCCCTTGGTAATATCTGTCTTTTGAATCTGGTTAATCAAATAGCTGGCAAAAAGATTGATAACGACAATCCCTTTTCTTTCCCGCTTGCTGTTAAAAACAGGCGTTGCCACCCTGACAACCGGTTTTTCAGGGAGTTCTATGACTCCGCGCTCAATGTTAAGATCCATGGGAGAAACGTAGCACTCCTCCGCCCAATAACTCATTGTTTTCTTAAAATAATAGCGGTCTCCCTTGAACTGGAGTTTTTCACGCGTGACAGCTTCCGCTTCATCACCCTGGTTATTGACCCTGACCAGTTCAAAGCCATTTTCGTCAATATAGCGAATCTGATCATAATAAGGCCTTGTCTGGGCGATAATAAGAAAAGCCTTTTCCAGACGGTTTCTGAGTCTATGAAAGACTGATTTATATTCACCTTCCCCTAAATCAACCATATCCCGCATAGCTACAGTTTTACTCAAGTACTGCACATCACGGTGTATCGTTTTCAGGAATTGCTCCGAATCATGCGCTTTAGAGGAAAGCTCAAATTCAAGGTGGCGAAGCGTTGCGTCTTCAAGAATATAAGTCGAATACTTTTCTCCGGAGATACCGGCCAGATAGGAAGGAACAATCGCAAAAAGCAGGAGGATGATAATCAGTTTCCTCCTGATGCCGAAAGGCTTTATTAACAGTTTTTTTAAATTCATTGCATTGCTAAATTCTTGATCTTTCAACATGCGCCAGCGCTATTTATTAATAAGAATTTCAGGTTCTTTAAGAATGGCTTGACAGGCAAAACCGGACCACGGAGAGAGTTAACGGTCCATATGACCGGACATTTGGGCCTGCATCTTTTCTCTTGCCTCTACCAGACCCGCTTCCACCACCTCTTGATCAACATTTTTTATGCCCTTTAAACCGGCATACCCTTCAACACTCTTTCTCGCTGCATCACGCATAAAGCCCTCAGGTACACGCGCCAACCGCTTAAGGGCGCACTCTGTCCACTGAAGATTATCACCTGGCTCGACGCTGTCCTCACCTCTCGCTTCAAGTACCATCTCTTTAGAAATGACACTTAAATGCCTCACATGGGCCTGTTTTTCCAGCTTTAAACGTATCTGTTTTTTTTCCGCCTCATTACCGATCTCCTGGAGGAGACAATGTGCTTCTGCGGTCCAGTTCAATTTACGGCCATCAAAGGTCTCACCGGCAATGGATCCTTCATCTCCCGTCCCGTCATCGCGGGAAGCCTCTATTATTTTAAAGGTTTCCCCCCCTTTGGCGCAGACAGGACATACCTTGGGGCGCACCTCATGATGGACGTATTTACAGGCGGGACACTCAAAAGAAAGAGAAAACGTTTTATATTCTTCCATTGTTTCCTCCTGCGGGCCGTCATCAAAGTTTATTCCCATGACCCTTATTGCTTCCGGTGGCAAAAGCTTTCTAACAGCATTATCGACAACGCCGGCAGTAATCATCGTATACCCTTCCGCAACGGCGTGCTGCTGAATAGCCTTCATAGCCACGCCTTTGGCCATTGCCGGCACGGTCTCCATTTTAGCCTTCGCTTCTTTTGTCCACATGATAGTCTCATCGGCCTGATATTCCAGGGGCGGTTCAAACTTTGTTTCCGTCAGCAGAATGTTGCAGGGAGCCATACGCAGAATATTTTCCGCATTACTTCCAAGATCAATATCATCATCATTGTGAATCCCCGTCCGACCGAGGATGAGCAGCCAGGGCCGGTCTTTATTCACATACTCCAAAACCTTTTGCCAGGCCTTGCCGTCAAGCAAGGTTGTTTCTATTTTATGGCCATTATCATCTGCAATTCGTCCGGCAATATCGAGATTCCCCTGGTAAACCTTTGCCAGTCCCGAATCAATAATATCTTCATGCAGCTTTTCCTGCTCCTCAAACTTAAAAACTTCTTTCGCCTTTTCCGTTAATACCTCTTTTAGAGAATCAAACATGACGTAATGGTAATAGGGATCAAAGGCAGAAACCGCTTTTACCTTCTTGTTAAATTTATTAGCCAGATCAAGGGCGACTTTTAAAGCACCATAGGAGCGCTCACTCCCATCGAGACAAACGACAATGGTATCACTTTGATACTCGCTATTTTCTTTAACGATGAGCACATCCCGTTTGACTCTTCTTGTTACCCGGTCTGCCACAGAACCTAAGATTGCTCCCGGCACTCTGCCAAGACCATGAGCGCCCATAACGACCAGATCGTAGTTATTTTCCTCGATATCACGAACAAGTTCCTGCCAGTTTTTTCCCTCCAGCGAGACACCCTCAAATTGGAGACCAATCTTTGCACAACTTTTCGCCATGACGCCTAAATAGGAATCCGTAATAAGCTCCAGGCCCTTGGTAATAAGCGAATCATGAATCTTTCGCTGCCTTTCCAGCCGGCTTTCTTCATGAAACTGCGCAGGAAGTCCGCTTTCCATCGTCTTAAAACGTTTATCATGCAGTTTGGCTGCATAAACGTGACTTCCCGTTAAACGTGATTTATTCATCCCTCCAACTTTAAGGGCCAGGTCGACAGCGGCATTTGACAGATCGGAGTTATCAACAGGAACATAGATATTTTTATACATAAGGCGTCCTTTATAAAGTTATATTCAGGGTAAAAGCCCATTAACGGGGAAAGATCTATCAAAAAACATACCGTTATATAAAATCATGAAAAGAATTTATAATTGCAGGAAGGCATTAACAGATAAACAGCAATAAAAACTTTGAAAATTAATTTTTTATCTCATAGCAAAGAAGAGCCTTTCCTTACGGTAACTGCTATAAGAACAGAATTATCGGTAAATATCTTACCACACCCCCCTGCCCTACTGGTAGTTTTTTTACCACACAGATCCTCCGTGTATGCCGTCAAAAAAATAATGAGAATTTAACTTTATGAAATCACGCTCAGAATAGCCCCTGCTGTGCACAGGGATGAAGGGCATCCCCCATGGCTCTCCCCCTTCACCAGGATGGCGGAGATCCTGTTAGAAAATTAGAGGCCCTCCCCTTTAAGGAGCAGGACATGGCGCTTTATGAATTTATTCCCCCTTTCATCAAATAAGGCCAAACAGTGAAAGAGGAATTATTTCCTTTTCTTATTTTTCATTTGATATTCCCTCTCCTATACTTTAGTATTAAGAATAACCTACCCTAAGGTCCTTAAAAAGGAGTCTTCTTTATGAAAAAGAGTCTGAACTTTAAGTTTTTAGCCCTTACATTCCTCTTTTTCACACTTTTATCATACGGTTGCCTTAACAATAAAGCCTATGAAAACAAGGCGCATGTCGTATTCAAGTGGCAGCTTCACACGGAGAATACAACTTCCACCGGTTGGATAAAAGCGCATGGTTGGGTAATCAACAAAGGAAGCAAAAGAGCCGATTGGGTAACGGTTACCATCTATTCCATCGACCCGGAAACGAACATTGTCGTTGATAAAAAAATGATTGATGTTCAAGGCACGGGGCCAAACAAACGGAGTGTGGAGCCCGGAGCAGCAGCTCGTTTTGACGCCAGGCTCAATTCCAAAAGGAAGCATCATTACAAATACAGGCGGGAAGTTACCTGGGTTGAAGCAGCACAATAAACAAGCCTGCCGGTTAGCGACTATTAATACCATTATTTCATACCTGCTCTCACCTTCCGGAATTTCCAGGCTATTTAGTGTCCATCCAGAAACGATAATCAATCAAACTATGTTTTCAATCAGGAATTAGCGCCATGAAAGAATTTAAGGAAGCCGAACTGCTTGCGCCTGCCGGAAGTATTGAAGCTTTTTTTGCCGCCATTGATTCCGGCGCCGATGCCCTCTACGCAGGTTTAAAATCATTTAGCGCCAGGGGCAGAGCGCGAAACTTTTCTATTGCCGACCTGGAAAAAGTCATTCCCTACGCTCATTCCAGGGATAAAAAAGTCTATATTGCCCTCAACACCATTCTAAAGGAAGGGGAACTTGAAAAGGTAATCTATGATCTCTCTGCCCTCTCCTGCCTTGGAGCGGACGCTGTAATTATCCAGGATCTCGGCCTTTATCGTATATTAAGAACTTATTTCCCTGACCTTACTATCCATGCCAGTACGCAAATGACGGTCCACAACAGTGCCGGTATTAACCAACTGGCTTCCATGGGATTTAAAAGAATTGTTGTTGCACGTGAAATGACGCTAAAGGAGATCAAAGCCGCCAAAAAGAAATCGGACGTTGAAATAGAGGCCTTTGTTCATGGATCAATGTGCTTCAGCTATGCCGGTTCCTGTTTTTTCAGCAGTTATCTCGGAGGAAAGAGTTCCAACCGCGGCGTCTGTGTTCAGCCCTGCCGAAGAGAATATCGTGACGGCCGGGAGGAAATGAATCCCTTCTCCATGGGAGATCTCTCTACCATTGAACTCATTCCTCAAATCATAAAAGCCGGAATAGATTCCTTCAAGATCGAGGGAAGAATGAAATCGGTAGAATACGTGGAAAATGTGGTCAAGGCTTACAGAATGGTCATGGATGCCGAGAATAACAATCAAAAGGATGCAATTGATCAGGCAAAGGAACTCCTTAAAGATGTCATGTCACGCCAGCGCACGTCAGGCTTCTTTCTCGATGAAAGACCGCTATCGATTACCGTTCCGGGACGAAGCGGTAATATGGGAAAATTTGCAGGAAAGGTAATAAAGTGCGTCGGCACAAGAGCGCTCTTTAAGTCAACCATAGACCTTCACACCAGGGACAGGTTAAGAGTACAAAATGTAAAAACAGGGGGAAGAACGGCTTTTTCACTCAGGCAGATATGGTTGAAAGGTAAAAAAGTAAACCAGTCAAAAAAGGGAGATACCATAGAGATTACTGTTCCCGGCAGTTTAAACAAAGGGGATGCCCTTTTCAAAACGACGTCCCATGAGCACCGCGGTAAAAACATTGAAGCCAAAAGACGGCTTGATAAAATAAAAGGCATCAAAATTCAGGAGGAAAGCAAGCTACAGGCAGCCGGGCTTTTAGAGAAACTGCTGAGAGAAAGCATAAGCCCGCCTAAAGATGTCCATCCGGCAGGAACGCTTGTTCGGGTAGGTGATCTGAGAGATGTACCGAGGGTTTCAAGCCAGTGCAATGGCCTTATCATTCCTCTTGTGAGGGCCACCATTCATAACCTGAAAAAGCATCTAAAAAGGCTTAAAGCCATGAAGGAGCGTATTGTCTGGTCTCTTCCACTGGTCATCCAGGAAGGGGAAATCCCCTTTTATAAGGATGTTATTGACTTTCTTGGGAGGGAAGGGTTTGCCAACTGGCAGGTTTCCAACATCAGTCATTTTAACCTTTTAAAGGACGGTCACTTTAATATTAGCAGCAGCCACTATATTCATGCGCTAAACAGCGCTGCCATACAAAGCTTGTCCGACCTCGGCTGCTCCAGAATAACGCTTTCCATCGAGAGTGACGGCAATAACCTGGAGGCCCTTGTGAAAAAGGGAGCAACAGCCATGGGGGATCTCCTCGTCTATTCTCACCTGCCCCTTTACGTGTCACGGGTAAAATGGACAAAAAAGAAGAAAGGCCTCGGAGGACAGGAAGGCGGCGAATATATCCCGAAAGAGCGTGATGGCCTGACCTATGTTTTTGCCGAAAAGCCCTTTTCCTTCTTTGGCTATATGAAGCGATTCAAAAAGATGGGCTTTAAGAACTTCCAGATCGATCTCAGCGGCGAGAGCAGACAGCGTGACAATTACCAGGAAATATTGAGCAGCTATAAAAGTGGAAAATGGCTTGAAGAATGCTCTTCCATGAATATGGAGACGGGCCTGGAATAATTATTTATAAAATAATAAGCCTTTCTGCCGTTTATATCATTTTCCACGAAAACTGTGGAAAAAGCGCTTCTTTTTCTCATTTCCCCCCCTAAAAGTCCGTTCCAATGGGGTAAAAAGTAAAATGCCTCTTTTCAAGCATTTATTCCCGCCTTTTTTATGCCGACCTTTGAAGGGCTTGCCTTTAGACAAGTCTATCAAAGGGGCTATCTCTAAAATTTCATGAGATAGAATTAATAGCGACTCACTTTATCCACAGCCGCTCTCTCAGCCTGTGGATAAGTACAAAAAATAAAGGTATTATCAGAACCTTATCTATTCATCCTCTCATCTTAAGGGCAGCATTTTTTTCACTCTTTCAAAGAGGGCCGGGTTCTGTCTTGTTAAAGTAATGCAAAGATTGACAGTCCGTACCTTTTACATTATTGTAGTGTCACTTTTTTAATA
The sequence above is drawn from the Deltaproteobacteria bacterium genome and encodes:
- a CDS encoding sigma-54 dependent transcriptional regulator encodes the protein MKQSMLIVEDEETMRKTLSEVFVRRDFRVLTAERAGSALEIFKSQKVDIALLDVRLPDRSGLDVLKELRSFDDDTTVIVMTAYPDVKTAILAMKEGAYDYINKPFELDELKLLVDKATENRQLKSEVELRRYERKDLGAPDMVGESPAFELVREFIQIVSGTPKTSVLIMGETGTGKELVANSIHCNSERRDNAYIKINCSAIPENLLESELFGYEKGAFTDARQSKKGLFELADGGTIFLDEMGEMDINLQSKLLQVLEYQTFRKLGGTRDISVDVRVIAATNRNLERMVKKNEFREDLYYRLKVMVVELPPLRERRKDVHFLAEYFIDLNNPVFGKNIKGISRAAKDMILNYSWPGNIRELKNVMERAVILAKGETIDIDSLPRELLSAGENALAAPQGESHEMTLEDVEKYHIIKVHKMLGGNKTKAAKLLGISRLTLRDKLKKYGLHK
- a CDS encoding universal stress protein → MYKNIYVPVDNSDLSNAAVDLALKVGGMNKSRLTGSHVYAAKLHDKRFKTMESGLPAQFHEESRLERQRKIHDSLITKGLELITDSYLGVMAKSCAKIGLQFEGVSLEGKNWQELVRDIEENNYDLVVMGAHGLGRVPGAILGSVADRVTRRVKRDVLIVKENSEYQSDTIVVCLDGSERSYGALKVALDLANKFNKKVKAVSAFDPYYHYVMFDSLKEVLTEKAKEVFKFEEQEKLHEDIIDSGLAKVYQGNLDIAGRIADDNGHKIETTLLDGKAWQKVLEYVNKDRPWLLILGRTGIHNDDDIDLGSNAENILRMAPCNILLTETKFEPPLEYQADETIMWTKEAKAKMETVPAMAKGVAMKAIQQHAVAEGYTMITAGVVDNAVRKLLPPEAIRVMGINFDDGPQEETMEEYKTFSLSFECPACKYVHHEVRPKVCPVCAKGGETFKIIEASRDDGTGDEGSIAGETFDGRKLNWTAEAHCLLQEIGNEAEKKQIRLKLEKQAHVRHLSVISKEMVLEARGEDSVEPGDNLQWTECALKRLARVPEGFMRDAARKSVEGYAGLKGIKNVDQEVVEAGLVEAREKMQAQMSGHMDR
- a CDS encoding U32 family peptidase, which produces MKEFKEAELLAPAGSIEAFFAAIDSGADALYAGLKSFSARGRARNFSIADLEKVIPYAHSRDKKVYIALNTILKEGELEKVIYDLSALSCLGADAVIIQDLGLYRILRTYFPDLTIHASTQMTVHNSAGINQLASMGFKRIVVAREMTLKEIKAAKKKSDVEIEAFVHGSMCFSYAGSCFFSSYLGGKSSNRGVCVQPCRREYRDGREEMNPFSMGDLSTIELIPQIIKAGIDSFKIEGRMKSVEYVENVVKAYRMVMDAENNNQKDAIDQAKELLKDVMSRQRTSGFFLDERPLSITVPGRSGNMGKFAGKVIKCVGTRALFKSTIDLHTRDRLRVQNVKTGGRTAFSLRQIWLKGKKVNQSKKGDTIEITVPGSLNKGDALFKTTSHEHRGKNIEAKRRLDKIKGIKIQEESKLQAAGLLEKLLRESISPPKDVHPAGTLVRVGDLRDVPRVSSQCNGLIIPLVRATIHNLKKHLKRLKAMKERIVWSLPLVIQEGEIPFYKDVIDFLGREGFANWQVSNISHFNLLKDGHFNISSSHYIHALNSAAIQSLSDLGCSRITLSIESDGNNLEALVKKGATAMGDLLVYSHLPLYVSRVKWTKKKKGLGGQEGGEYIPKERDGLTYVFAEKPFSFFGYMKRFKKMGFKNFQIDLSGESRQRDNYQEILSSYKSGKWLEECSSMNMETGLE
- a CDS encoding ATP-binding protein; protein product: MNLKKLLIKPFGIRRKLIIILLLFAIVPSYLAGISGEKYSTYILEDATLRHLEFELSSKAHDSEQFLKTIHRDVQYLSKTVAMRDMVDLGEGEYKSVFHRLRNRLEKAFLIIAQTRPYYDQIRYIDENGFELVRVNNQGDEAEAVTREKLQFKGDRYYFKKTMSYWAEECYVSPMDLNIERGVIELPEKPVVRVATPVFNSKRERKGIVVINLFASYLINQIQKTDITKGGTTFLVNKDHFYLSHINSLKLDSRSFKIGSINDLSGDFSENVVAHLLSGSPGTVRTEQEIISYHPIFTGDKTSKDYWVLAMAYPRKNIFASVSSLIKTNMMIGAVTILTVSIVGIWLARRFAKPIVMLHRGVESISEGDFDHKINIKTGDEIEMLAEQFNNMTSTLKESRNKLLNWNESLKDEVAERTKELELEKNKFESVLMCASEGIIVADEEDNILIMNPAAEAILGVKKDGKIGQSIMGCHKNPDKIRALLSGQSPVPSSTVSMTVGSQQLEISAAVVAFEGKRYGSMMVVRDVSERQRLIDETIMMERQLLHADKLVTIGELSAGIAHEIGNPLAAIKTVIQSMEEVAPFRGEQEEYIDRILREIDRLNLFIKTFSTFAHPGVSMKIGSCDIDYVLDEVLFMIEKEAEKNDIAIIDERQSEPAEVLISEDLLKQVFVNLFVNAIHAMPSGGSIVINNEEREGDLLKVSVADSGKGISSEDMSKVFDPFFTTKSDGTGLGLSIVHRILEEHGGDIRVKSILGQGTTFDLLFPVNHIE